Proteins encoded in a region of the Vigna radiata var. radiata cultivar VC1973A unplaced genomic scaffold, Vradiata_ver6 scaffold_289, whole genome shotgun sequence genome:
- the LOC106779514 gene encoding random slug protein 5 encodes MESFLSPEPSQKSPLDSSSKQVTTIEELKDSTDAELTKIRLMRASVEARDPSSKEVDDLMIRRFLRARNLDVEKASAMFLKYLKWKRSIMPNGYISPSEIAEDIAQEKVFVQGLDKKGRPIVVAFAAKHFQSKNGADGFKRYVAFTLEKLCSRMPPGQEKFLSIADIEGWGYANSDLRGYLNALSILQDCYPERLGKMFIVHAPYLFMKIWKMIYPFIDDNTKKKIVFVENKKLKSTLLEEIEESQLPDIYGGQMPLVPIQDS; translated from the exons ATGGAGAGTTTCTTGAGCCCTGAACCATCACAGAAGTCACCTTTGGATTCCAGTTCCAAACAAGTCACAACCATTGAAGAACTGAAAGACAGCACTGATGCCGAACTCACCAAAATTCGTCTCATGAGGGCCTCTGTTGAAGCCCGAGATCCCTCTTCCAAG GAAGTGGATGATTTGATGATTAGAAGATTCTTGCGGGCTCGTAATTTAGATGTGGAGAAGGCTTCGGCAATGTTCCTGAAGTATTTGAAATGGAAACGTTCGATTATGCCAAATGGTTATATATCGCCGTCAGAGATTGCCGAGGATATTGCACAAGAGAAGGTGTTTGTGCAAGGGCTCGACAAGAAGGGTCGACCTATAGTTGTTGCCTTTGCTGCAAAACATTTTCAAAGCAAAAATGGTGCCGATGGATTTAAAC GTTATGTAGCATTTACTCTTGAGAAGCTATGTTCAAG GATGCCACCGGGGCAAGAAAAGTTTCTTAGCATTGCAGACATTGAAGGATGGGGATATGCTAACAGTGACCTTCGTGGATATCTTAATGCTCTATCCATTTTGCAG GATTGCTACCCTGAAAGATTAGGAAAGATGTTTATTGTACACGCACCATatttgtttatgaaaatttggaaaatgattTACCCTTTCATTGATGACAACACCAAGAAAAAG ATAGTATTCGTGGAGAACAAAAAGCTGAAATCAACATTGCTAGAAGAGATAGAAGAGAGTCAACTCCCAGATATATACGGAGGCCAAATGCCGTTAGTTCCTATTCAGGATAGCtga